In a genomic window of Micromonospora cremea:
- a CDS encoding alpha/beta fold hydrolase, translating into MAGAGQILFIQGGGAGAHDEWDNELVDSLRRELGDGYEVRYPRMPDEDDPTYAKWSAAIRREIAALDDGAVVVGHSVGGTVLINALAEWPPERELKVIVLIAAPFVGAGGWPGGESELPHNLGARLPHGVPVHVFHGLRDETAPPSHADLYTRVIPQAQLHRLPGRDHQLDNDLSEVAKVIELATPGP; encoded by the coding sequence ATGGCAGGGGCCGGGCAGATCTTGTTCATCCAGGGTGGCGGCGCCGGCGCGCACGACGAATGGGACAACGAGCTGGTCGACAGCTTGAGGCGGGAGCTCGGGGATGGGTACGAGGTCCGCTACCCGCGCATGCCCGACGAGGACGACCCGACCTACGCCAAGTGGAGCGCGGCCATCCGGCGGGAGATCGCGGCCCTGGACGACGGGGCGGTCGTCGTGGGCCACTCAGTGGGCGGGACTGTCCTCATCAACGCGCTCGCCGAGTGGCCACCGGAGCGGGAACTCAAGGTGATCGTGTTGATCGCCGCTCCGTTCGTGGGTGCGGGCGGCTGGCCCGGCGGCGAGTCCGAGCTGCCGCACAACCTCGGCGCGAGGCTGCCGCACGGCGTGCCGGTGCATGTGTTCCATGGACTCCGGGACGAAACTGCTCCACCGTCGCATGCTGACCTGTACACGCGTGTCATCCCGCAGGCGCAGCTGCACCGGCTGCCCGGACGCGATCACCAGCTGGACAATGACCTGAGCGAGGTGGCGAAGGTGATCGAGCTTGCCACCCCCGGGCCGTAG
- a CDS encoding rod shape-determining protein has protein sequence MPAFTLNTCRHPDARAVHMLTPGAYARPGVRHPLALDLGTSTVRLWSPIRGTVVTAPAVIAPGPSGRHVVGRAALDAVASAGGKPTWPVRDGVVDNFFACVYLLRVLSAATGRPRDDESPVLVGVPATATVRQKNMLIAVVRRATGGRVAAVEEPLAAALACRPGPDCGDVLAVDIGDGRTEVARITDGTVVAAERADVTNTVDQIPAIVACVRRLSAGPQRVRRLLLTGGGATHPDVAARLAAMTGRAVSVPAEPRLATLAGLRLLLTR, from the coding sequence ATGCCCGCATTCACCCTCAACACGTGCCGCCACCCCGACGCTCGGGCGGTGCACATGCTGACCCCCGGCGCGTACGCCCGCCCGGGCGTACGGCATCCTCTCGCTCTCGATCTGGGCACGTCGACCGTGCGGTTGTGGAGCCCGATCCGCGGCACGGTCGTCACCGCACCCGCCGTCATCGCGCCGGGACCGTCCGGGCGGCACGTCGTCGGTCGTGCCGCGCTCGATGCGGTCGCCTCCGCCGGCGGGAAGCCGACGTGGCCGGTTCGGGACGGCGTGGTGGACAACTTCTTCGCCTGCGTGTACCTGTTGCGTGTTCTCAGCGCCGCCACCGGCCGGCCCCGCGATGACGAATCCCCGGTTCTGGTCGGCGTCCCGGCCACCGCCACGGTCCGGCAGAAGAACATGCTGATCGCGGTGGTGCGCCGGGCTACTGGTGGGCGGGTCGCCGCAGTCGAGGAACCACTCGCGGCGGCGCTTGCCTGCCGTCCCGGTCCCGACTGCGGCGACGTACTGGCCGTGGACATCGGTGACGGGCGTACCGAGGTCGCCCGCATCACCGACGGGACGGTCGTAGCCGCCGAACGCGCGGACGTGACCAACACCGTCGATCAGATCCCGGCGATCGTCGCCTGCGTGCGACGCCTGAGCGCCGGACCGCAACGGGTCCGGCGGCTGCTGCTAACCGGCGGCGGTGCCACTCATCCGGATGTCGCCGCCCGGCTGGCCGCCATGACCGGGCGCGCGGTGAGCGTGCCCGCCGAACCACGCCTGGCCACGCTCGCCGGCCTGCGCCTGCTGCTGACCCGCTGA
- the glnA gene encoding type I glutamate--ammonia ligase — protein MFANPEELLRYLKNEDVKFVDVRFCDLPGVMQHFNLPVESVNDDLFTDGLAFDGSSIRGFQAIHESDMLLLPDVATAFIDPFRAQKTLALNFFIHDPFTREAYSRDPRNVAKKAEAYLAASGIADTAYFGAEAEFYIFDSIRHETSAHQSFYYIDSIEGAWNTGREEPGGNRGYKTAYKGGYFPVPPVDHYADLRDSIVRRLVDSGFTVERSHHEVGTAGQSEINYRFSTLLHAADQLQLFKYIVKNEAWANGKTATFMPKPLFGDNGSGMHTHQSLWLNGEPLFYDETGYAGLSDMARWYIGGLLHHAPSLLAFTNPTINSYRRLVPGFEAPVNLVYSQRNRSACTRIPVTGANPKAKRVEFRVPDPSANVYLAFSAMMMAGLDGIKSKIEPPTPIDKDLYDLPPEEWGDVKQVPGSLPAVLDSLEADHDYLLDGGVFTPDLISTWVEWKRANEVEPMVLRPTPHEFALYFDC, from the coding sequence GTGTTCGCCAATCCCGAGGAACTGCTGCGATACCTCAAGAACGAGGACGTGAAGTTCGTCGACGTTCGTTTCTGTGACCTGCCCGGCGTGATGCAGCACTTCAACCTGCCGGTCGAGTCCGTCAACGACGACCTGTTCACCGACGGCCTCGCGTTCGACGGCTCATCGATCCGCGGTTTCCAGGCGATCCACGAGTCGGACATGCTCCTGCTCCCGGACGTCGCCACCGCGTTCATCGACCCGTTCCGGGCGCAGAAGACCCTCGCGTTGAACTTCTTCATCCACGACCCGTTCACCCGCGAGGCCTACAGCCGCGACCCCCGCAACGTCGCCAAGAAAGCCGAGGCGTACCTCGCCGCCAGCGGCATCGCCGACACCGCCTACTTCGGCGCCGAAGCCGAGTTCTACATCTTCGACTCCATCCGCCACGAAACCTCCGCGCACCAGTCGTTCTACTACATCGACTCCATCGAGGGCGCCTGGAACACCGGCCGCGAGGAGCCCGGCGGCAACCGCGGCTACAAGACCGCCTACAAGGGCGGCTACTTCCCCGTCCCCCCGGTCGATCACTACGCCGACCTACGCGACTCGATCGTGCGCCGCCTGGTCGACTCCGGCTTCACCGTGGAACGCTCACACCACGAAGTCGGCACCGCCGGCCAGTCCGAGATCAACTACCGGTTCTCCACGCTGCTGCACGCCGCCGACCAACTCCAGCTGTTCAAGTACATCGTGAAGAACGAAGCCTGGGCCAACGGCAAAACCGCCACGTTCATGCCCAAGCCACTGTTCGGTGACAACGGCTCGGGCATGCACACCCACCAGAGCCTCTGGCTCAACGGCGAACCGCTGTTCTACGACGAGACCGGCTACGCCGGCCTGTCCGACATGGCCCGCTGGTACATCGGCGGCCTGCTGCACCACGCCCCGTCGCTGCTGGCCTTCACCAACCCGACGATCAACTCCTACCGCCGCCTCGTGCCCGGCTTCGAAGCACCGGTCAACCTGGTCTACTCCCAACGCAACCGCTCGGCCTGCACCCGCATCCCGGTCACCGGCGCCAACCCGAAGGCCAAGCGCGTCGAGTTCCGCGTCCCGGACCCGTCAGCGAACGTCTACCTGGCCTTCTCGGCGATGATGATGGCCGGCCTGGACGGCATCAAGAGCAAAATCGAACCACCCACGCCGATCGACAAGGACCTCTACGACCTCCCACCCGAGGAGTGGGGCGACGTCAAGCAGGTGCCGGGCTCGCTGCCGGCGGTGCTCGACTCGCTCGAGGCCGACCACGACTACCTGCTCGACGGCGGCGTCTTCACCCCCGACCTGATCTCCACCTGGGTCGAGTGGAAGCGGGCCAACGAGGTCGAACCCATGGTGCTGCGCCCGACCCCGCACGAGTTCGCCCTCTACTTCGACTGCTGA
- a CDS encoding SigE family RNA polymerase sigma factor translates to MDDADFREFVEVRYGDLLRTAYLLTGTRDTAQDLVHDALLKAMRHWRTVDEPMAYVRRVMVNERTSRWRRLGLRELLTAAVPDRSRPDSTEAVVVRDELQAALDRLPVRMRAVLVLRYWEDLSEAEIAKTMGCSVGTVKSQAARGLARMREVLRLAPVARPAVRGELMRERA, encoded by the coding sequence GTGGATGACGCCGATTTCCGGGAGTTCGTCGAAGTGCGCTACGGCGACCTGCTGCGAACGGCGTACCTGTTGACCGGTACTCGGGACACGGCGCAGGACCTCGTGCACGATGCCCTGCTCAAGGCGATGCGGCACTGGCGCACAGTCGATGAGCCGATGGCGTACGTGCGGCGAGTGATGGTCAACGAGCGGACCAGCCGGTGGCGGCGGCTCGGGTTGCGTGAGCTGCTCACCGCTGCCGTGCCGGACCGGTCCCGCCCGGATTCCACCGAAGCGGTCGTCGTCCGAGACGAACTGCAGGCGGCTTTGGACCGGCTGCCCGTACGGATGCGGGCGGTGCTGGTACTGCGGTATTGGGAGGACCTCTCCGAGGCTGAAATCGCGAAGACGATGGGATGTTCGGTCGGGACGGTCAAGAGCCAGGCGGCGCGCGGTCTGGCCCGGATGCGTGAGGTGCTGCGGTTGGCGCCGGTTGCTCGGCCGGCCGTCCGGGGTGAGTTGATGAGGGAGCGGGCATGA
- a CDS encoding VOC family protein → MSPRGAQSDASGPSSVETLDVKLEVIVVPVSDVDRAKEFYGRLGWRLDQTPPGVVQYTPHGSGCSVQFGPELTSAAPGSATAYLIVSDVEAARNALVSAGVEVGDVFHASPNGPVDGLDPERRSYFSRATFRDPDGNTWWMQEITTRLPGRIEGGVTSFGSASDLASAMRRAAAAHGEHEERTGERDENWPDWYATYMASEQTGAKPPE, encoded by the coding sequence ATGAGCCCGAGGGGTGCCCAGAGCGACGCGAGTGGACCGTCGAGCGTCGAGACCCTCGACGTGAAGCTCGAGGTGATCGTCGTCCCGGTGTCGGATGTCGACCGCGCGAAGGAGTTCTACGGGCGCCTCGGCTGGCGGCTCGACCAGACACCGCCTGGGGTGGTCCAGTACACGCCGCACGGCTCCGGATGCTCGGTGCAGTTCGGCCCGGAGCTCACCTCGGCGGCGCCCGGTTCGGCCACGGCGTACCTGATCGTGTCCGACGTCGAGGCGGCCCGGAACGCCCTGGTCTCTGCCGGTGTCGAGGTAGGCGACGTCTTCCACGCCAGCCCGAACGGCCCGGTCGACGGGCTGGATCCCGAGCGGCGCAGCTACTTTTCGCGCGCCACGTTCCGCGATCCGGACGGCAACACCTGGTGGATGCAGGAGATCACGACCAGGCTTCCCGGGCGCATCGAGGGGGGCGTGACGTCGTTCGGCTCCGCGAGCGACCTGGCGAGCGCGATGCGGCGCGCGGCCGCCGCCCACGGCGAGCACGAGGAGCGCACCGGCGAGAGGGACGAGAACTGGCCCGACTGGTACGCGACGTACATGGCGAGCGAGCAGACGGGGGCGAAGCCGCCCGAGTGA
- a CDS encoding DoxX family protein, whose amino-acid sequence MNLTLWIAAGLLAMVALLGGISKTFVPKEKLAAAPGGGWTEHASVGFVRTLGILELLAAVGLILPAALDIAPVLVPVTAVCWVLLMVGAMITHLRDGDARFVLLNLAYLALAAYVAWGRFGPGSFTG is encoded by the coding sequence ATGAACCTCACTCTGTGGATCGCTGCCGGACTGCTGGCCATGGTCGCCCTGCTCGGCGGCATCAGCAAGACGTTCGTACCCAAGGAGAAACTGGCCGCGGCCCCGGGCGGTGGATGGACCGAACACGCCAGCGTCGGCTTCGTCAGGACCCTCGGGATCCTCGAACTCCTGGCCGCGGTTGGCCTGATCCTGCCTGCCGCGCTCGACATCGCACCGGTGTTGGTGCCGGTGACTGCCGTCTGCTGGGTGCTGCTGATGGTTGGCGCGATGATCACGCATCTCCGCGACGGCGACGCCAGGTTCGTCCTGCTGAACCTGGCGTATCTCGCCCTGGCCGCGTACGTGGCCTGGGGCCGATTCGGCCCCGGGTCCTTCACAGGCTGA
- a CDS encoding TraR/DksA family transcriptional regulator, which produces MSIDHRTVDQKWLADLRASLADDFATQTARLRELTELNADTGDPSEAHNRAALLVATRRNIEQITNALSRITDGTYGACEKCRNRIPAERLEVLPHARFCVPCQEKHNG; this is translated from the coding sequence ATGAGCATCGATCATCGAACTGTCGACCAGAAATGGCTGGCTGATCTGCGAGCGTCCTTGGCGGACGACTTCGCCACACAGACGGCTCGGCTGCGGGAACTGACCGAGCTCAACGCGGACACCGGCGACCCCAGCGAGGCCCACAACCGGGCCGCGCTGCTGGTGGCCACCCGGCGCAACATCGAGCAGATCACCAATGCGCTGAGCCGGATCACCGACGGCACCTACGGCGCCTGCGAGAAGTGCCGCAACAGGATCCCGGCGGAGCGGCTCGAGGTTCTCCCGCACGCTCGCTTCTGCGTGCCGTGCCAGGAGAAGCACAACGGGTGA
- a CDS encoding NAD(P)-dependent alcohol dehydrogenase translates to MKAIVHDVYGPADVLELRDIDKPSIGDDEVLVEVRAAGVDPGVWIFMTGRPMAVRLAVGLRRPKVAVLGRAVAGVVAAVGASVTRLHVGDEVYGTCESGSFAEYAMARQHRLAPKPANLTFDQAAATAISAVTALQSIRDARVQAGQRVLITGAGGGVGSFAVQLVKVYGGSVTGVCSTSKIELVRSIGADDVIDYTRYEIDRDGAQYDVIIDTAGNRPLSLLRRALAPRGTIALVGGGHAEGRIMGGFQRQMAAPLISLFMTQRLCGVTARERHEDLEELTSLIESGSVTPVIDRVYPLADTPDAIRYLAEGHPAGKVVVRV, encoded by the coding sequence ATGAAAGCGATCGTCCACGACGTGTACGGCCCGGCTGACGTACTCGAACTTCGCGACATCGACAAGCCCTCGATCGGCGACGACGAGGTGCTCGTCGAGGTACGCGCCGCCGGGGTGGACCCTGGCGTATGGATTTTCATGACTGGCCGGCCCATGGCCGTGCGCCTCGCGGTCGGGTTGCGCCGGCCCAAGGTGGCAGTGCTCGGTCGGGCCGTCGCCGGGGTGGTGGCGGCGGTCGGAGCGAGCGTCACCCGTCTGCACGTGGGCGATGAGGTGTACGGCACCTGCGAGAGCGGCTCGTTCGCCGAGTACGCGATGGCGCGGCAGCACCGACTGGCACCCAAGCCGGCCAACCTCACCTTCGATCAGGCGGCGGCGACGGCCATCTCGGCGGTGACGGCGCTGCAGAGCATCCGCGACGCCCGGGTGCAGGCCGGACAGCGGGTGCTGATCACCGGCGCGGGCGGGGGCGTCGGGTCGTTCGCCGTCCAGCTTGTCAAGGTTTACGGCGGAAGCGTGACCGGCGTCTGCAGCACCTCGAAGATCGAGCTGGTGCGTTCGATCGGCGCCGACGATGTCATCGACTACACCCGGTACGAGATCGACCGCGACGGTGCGCAGTACGACGTCATCATCGACACCGCAGGCAACCGGCCGTTGTCGTTGCTCCGGCGCGCACTCGCACCACGCGGGACGATCGCCCTTGTCGGAGGCGGGCACGCCGAGGGCCGAATCATGGGCGGCTTCCAGCGCCAGATGGCCGCACCGTTGATCTCGCTGTTCATGACCCAGCGACTGTGTGGCGTGACCGCCCGCGAACGCCACGAGGACCTCGAGGAATTGACGTCGCTCATCGAGTCGGGCTCGGTCACCCCGGTCATCGACCGCGTCTACCCCCTCGCCGACACCCCTGACGCGATCCGTTACCTCGCCGAGGGTCACCCGGCCGGCAAGGTGGTCGTCAGGGTTTAG
- a CDS encoding potassium transporter TrkA: MNVELTPLPGIGVRRMFTTAEGRRVGVVTHRPGGRRDLVYESHDDPDATCCLTLTRSEALALAGLLGILDVVTVAEPSCT, encoded by the coding sequence ATGAATGTCGAACTGACCCCGCTGCCCGGTATCGGGGTACGCCGCATGTTCACCACCGCCGAAGGCCGCCGCGTCGGCGTGGTCACACACCGTCCCGGCGGCCGGCGAGATCTCGTCTATGAGTCCCACGACGATCCCGACGCCACCTGCTGTCTGACCTTGACCCGCTCCGAGGCCCTGGCCCTCGCCGGGCTCCTGGGCATCCTCGACGTCGTCACCGTCGCAGAACCATCCTGCACGTAA
- a CDS encoding RNA polymerase sigma-70 factor, protein MVSTIPDAGSAATREDRRPDPATDAFVTHRNLLFTVAYEMLGSAADAEDVLQETWLRWADVDLDTVRDQRAYLVRIATRQSLSRLRTLGRRKESYVGSWLPEPLLTTPDVAEDIELAESVSMAMLLVLETLAPTERAVFVLREVFDLPYDEIAEAVDKSSAAVRQIAHRARAHVAARRPRGVVSPAETKGALEAFQRAVETGDVQGLLDILAPDVVLLGDGGGVKQAVLRPIAGAGKVARLMASKKTRIAATSLQPAQVNGYPALVLRLDGEIDTVIALRIDDGLITGLYAVRNPEKLSHMQAEIALRR, encoded by the coding sequence ATGGTCAGCACAATTCCGGACGCCGGGAGCGCAGCCACGCGGGAGGATCGCCGGCCGGACCCTGCTACCGACGCATTCGTCACCCATCGCAACCTGCTTTTCACCGTCGCGTACGAGATGCTCGGCTCTGCCGCCGACGCCGAGGACGTCCTCCAGGAGACCTGGCTGCGGTGGGCGGACGTCGATCTCGACACGGTGCGGGACCAGCGCGCGTACCTGGTCCGGATCGCCACCCGCCAGTCACTCAGCCGGCTGCGTACGCTCGGCCGCCGCAAGGAGTCCTACGTCGGCTCCTGGCTCCCCGAGCCCCTGCTGACCACGCCCGACGTCGCCGAGGACATCGAGCTGGCCGAGAGCGTCTCGATGGCCATGCTGCTGGTGCTGGAGACGCTCGCTCCGACCGAGCGGGCGGTGTTCGTACTGCGCGAGGTGTTCGATCTGCCCTACGACGAGATCGCCGAAGCCGTCGACAAGAGCTCGGCCGCGGTCCGCCAGATAGCCCACCGGGCACGGGCACACGTGGCCGCGCGCCGGCCGCGCGGGGTGGTTTCTCCGGCCGAGACCAAGGGCGCGCTCGAGGCGTTCCAGCGGGCGGTCGAGACCGGCGACGTGCAGGGCCTGCTCGACATCCTCGCGCCGGACGTGGTGCTCCTGGGTGACGGTGGCGGAGTCAAACAGGCCGTGCTGCGGCCCATCGCCGGAGCCGGCAAGGTGGCGCGGCTGATGGCCTCCAAGAAGACCAGGATCGCCGCCACGTCGCTGCAACCGGCCCAGGTCAATGGCTACCCTGCGCTGGTTCTGCGGCTCGACGGCGAGATCGACACGGTCATCGCGCTGCGCATCGACGACGGGCTCATCACCGGGCTCTACGCCGTGCGCAATCCTGAGAAGCTGTCGCACATGCAGGCTGAGATCGCCCTGCGTCGCTGA
- a CDS encoding MFS transporter produces MSIAGRARLSPRASLVLLASILVSFLAASAAPTPLYGIYQERWHFSPVTTTVVFAVYALAVLASLLTFGKLSDHVGRRPVLAVAIVVQMVSLVIFVFANGVPTLLAARLVQGLAAGAATGAVGAAMLDIDRARGTLANSIAPGIGTGSGALLSALLIQFLPAPTRLVYVVLLVILLIQAVGVALMPETVTRMAGARRSLRPDIELPRSVRGPVLVVVPVLFAVWALAGFFGALGPALVRALMNTSIVVGGLVLFVFALFGSIAVVLLRNTAARTVILTGIGALILGMVVTLVSVMAESVPGFFVGLALGGVGFGAGFQGSLKTIMPLVEAHERSSVLSVLYVVCYVGFGLPTVIAGFLVVYAGGVPRTADEYSVAVILLALIALLGVRRATRVSPG; encoded by the coding sequence ATGAGCATCGCGGGGCGGGCACGACTCTCGCCGAGGGCCTCCCTGGTGCTGCTCGCGTCGATTCTCGTGTCGTTCCTGGCCGCGTCGGCAGCCCCGACCCCGCTCTACGGGATCTACCAGGAGCGCTGGCACTTCTCGCCGGTCACGACCACCGTGGTGTTCGCCGTCTACGCGCTGGCGGTGCTGGCGTCGCTGCTCACGTTCGGCAAGCTGTCCGATCATGTCGGCCGCCGTCCGGTCCTCGCCGTCGCGATCGTGGTGCAGATGGTCTCGCTGGTCATCTTCGTCTTCGCCAACGGCGTACCCACGCTGCTGGCCGCCCGTCTCGTGCAGGGGCTCGCGGCCGGCGCCGCCACCGGCGCCGTCGGTGCCGCCATGCTCGACATCGACCGCGCCCGCGGCACGCTGGCGAACTCGATCGCCCCTGGCATCGGGACCGGTAGCGGTGCTCTGCTCTCGGCGCTGCTCATCCAGTTCCTGCCCGCGCCGACGCGGCTGGTGTACGTCGTCCTTCTCGTGATCCTGCTGATCCAGGCCGTCGGGGTCGCGCTGATGCCGGAGACGGTCACGCGGATGGCGGGAGCGCGACGCAGCCTACGGCCGGACATCGAGCTGCCCCGCTCCGTGCGCGGGCCGGTACTGGTCGTCGTTCCGGTGCTGTTCGCGGTCTGGGCGCTGGCCGGCTTCTTCGGGGCGCTCGGCCCGGCGCTCGTGCGCGCCCTCATGAACACGTCGATCGTGGTTGGCGGTCTGGTCCTCTTCGTCTTCGCCCTCTTCGGGTCGATCGCCGTCGTGTTACTGCGGAACACCGCCGCGCGGACCGTGATCCTGACCGGGATCGGCGCGCTGATCCTGGGCATGGTCGTCACGTTGGTGTCGGTCATGGCCGAGTCCGTCCCCGGATTCTTCGTCGGGCTCGCGCTCGGGGGCGTCGGCTTCGGTGCCGGTTTCCAGGGCAGCCTCAAGACGATCATGCCGCTGGTCGAGGCGCACGAACGCTCCAGCGTGCTGTCCGTGCTCTACGTCGTCTGCTACGTCGGCTTCGGCCTCCCCACCGTGATCGCCGGCTTCCTCGTGGTCTACGCCGGCGGCGTGCCTCGGACCGCCGACGAGTACTCCGTCGCCGTCATTCTCCTCGCCCTCATCGCTCTGCTCGGAGTGCGTAGGGCGACGAGGGTGTCGCCCGGCTGA